The stretch of DNA TTTAATGCTTCCCAGTTCAATTTTCGTCTGCGACGTTTAACTTTAGTCGCTTCGAGATTTTTCCGATTTAACCAGCGGTAGATTGATGCTCTCGACACTTGAAAAATTTGGGACGCTTTGGTCACACCTCCTCCCCTTTCCACATAGTCAATTACCTTTTTTCTTAAATCTAGACTGTAAGGCATTAGTATAAGTTGGCTAAAATCCTATTTCAATTTACGTTATATTTGTCTCATCCTTAATTAAAATGACTATACTTCTTCCATTGGCGCATCTAAAGGTTGACCGCTAGCTAAAACTTCAGCAAAGGCAAGACGATCTGCTGTATTTTGTCCCCATTTGAAGAAACGAGTTATATTACGCATCAAACCCAAAACAGTCAGAGACACCCGAGAAATTCTCGCATCTTGTCCTGATAGTTTTTCACAAATATTAATTATTTCATAAGCTCCCCAAGCCCTTGTGCCTACCACAGGAAAAGTTTGTTTTTCTGTAGCAGGGACTTCTAGCGCACGAACAGCAAATTTAGCAATATCTTGAGTATTCATATAAGCAACAGGAGTGCTTTCTCCCGTTACCCACACTACTTGATTATCTAAAATTGGAATAGCATATTGACCAATTAATCCTTGCATAAAACCGCAAAGACGTAAGATAGTGTAATTTACACCAGATTCTCTTAGAAATAGCTCTGTACAACGTTTAACTTCCATCAATGGAACATTGGGATATTGTTCAGCATTGAGGATCGAAAAAAAGATATAGCGGTCAATACCAGCAGCTTTAACAGCTTGAATTAAATTAACTTTACCTTCCCAATCTACTTGTTTAATACTAAGGTTATCAGTTGGTCTGGCTGTAGCTGCATCAATTACAGCATCTATGTTTTCTAAGGCTGGAGGCAAAGTCTCTGGTTTACAAATGTCTCCTGGAACTAATTCTGCACCCCATTCTTTTAAAAAAGTTGCTCTGCTAAAACTTCTTACTAAACACCGTACTTCATGTCCTTGATCGAGAGCGTAACGCGCTACTTGTCTGCCTAAAGTACCTGTAGCACCAACTATTAATAATTTCATTTATTAATTTTGTAATATTTTTTAACGTTTCTCTAAGATTTTATCAAAAAGTTTTTTGGTTACAACTTTGAATTTGATACGAAGATCATTAATCCCTAATATATGGTGCGTAGTTCACCAAATAGAATGATGTTGATTATGGGTTTTAGTTAAGTTGATTGATAAGTATTTTTGCTGTAATAGGCGTGTCGGCTCATTCGCTCAGAATATTCACTCAATTTAGATGTTTTAGATTAAGTCTCAATCTATTGTCTTGATGGTCAATTAATATTTTTATAAGGTTTTCAAGACATCAATATTTTTGATCAACCATTTCTCTGCCTGACGAACAAGCTCATAACGAACTAGAAGGCTGTCATCGTAAGATTGAGAGGGGTCGATTTGTTGATTTTGATAATGTTGAGCAATTTCTCGAACTTCAGCTTCGATACTTCCTTGATTAGGATTTTTGGGATCGAATTTGACTGATTGAATTTTAACCGTATGTTGATAGGTACGATAAAAATTATCTTTTTGATAGATTGTAGCGCGATCGCGCCATTGGGATAATAGAGGATCAATGAGAATACTATTTAATTGATCAATTTTATGTTCTTTACCAAAAGCAGCAGATTTACTATTTAACCATTGTTGAACCACTTGTTGAGCAACTGTGTTTGTCAATCCTTTTTCTGGTTCTGGTTTGGGTTTTGGTGGTTGTTGGGCAACAGAAGGTAATTCTAGCAAAGATTTATTTAAACTAATTGCTAAGTATTCTGTTTCAACGTTACTTGCTTGCTTAACTGAGGGACTAAGTAAAATCTTGGTTAATAAAAAACCTAAACTACCTACACCAAAAACCAACCCAATTATTAAAATTCCGCCTTTTAAAATTGGTAAAAAAGCTCTTCGGTTTAATTTTTTAACCGAACGAGGTGGTGATTTTGGCAAACGACGACCAGAATGATCAGATTTTTTGCCTCTATAATCGGGTTTTGGCGGAGATTTTGCACCATTAGCAACTTTGGGTTTTAGAGAAGCTACCTGACTTTTGCCATGAGGTTCTAAAGTAGCGACTGAAGTATTGCTAGTTTTGGTGTTAATCGAGACTAAATTGTCATTGATCCCTGACTCTTGATAGTTAACAGTGGTTGATGCAGTGGATTTTTTGCCCAAGCCTAAAAAACCTTGGCGTTTTGTGCGATCGCCGATAGAATTTGTTTCTGGAATAGAATCGGTTACTTCAGCACTCATCGTCGGCAACTGTTCGAGATAAACTTGAACTTGAGGATCTGCAAAATATTCTCTGAGAGTGACACCGCGTGAAGCTAACTCAGAAAATTGAGATAAAACTTCTTTTTGTAACCATTGTTCTCCATAAGAACACAATCCTGGTAGTAAATCGGCAGCATTATGAGCGTGTTGCTTAACCAAGTCAATTTTTTCTTTCTCTTTACTTTTTAGTAAAGCTTCATTCGCAATTTGAACTTGACCCAAAAGCAAAGCACAAACAGCCTGTTCCCAATAAACATCATGGCTAATAATCAAAGATTGAATAAACTGTTGCGCACGATAAATTAAAGCTGGTTCTTTATCTGCAAATCCTCTTGCCATTAAAGCATAAATAGTAATATAAGCTGCTACAGCAGAAGGACGTTTGGCTTCTTCTTCAAATAATTCTTGTTGTTCTGCTGCGGTTAGATAATTTCTTAATTGTTGAATAAAACAAAGAAATTGATCGCACTTCAAACCAGAACGATCTCTACCATTTCCCTCAATGCCTCCTCGTTCTCGTAGCATCTCTTGAAGTAGCTGAAATCCTGTAGCTCTTTCAACTGAATTTGTTTGAGTGCGAGCCAATAATTCTAAAATACGGTAGGGTCTGAGTTTACATAAATCTGTTTCGATTTCTTCTCTAACACTGGGAAAAATATTTTCTTCGGCTAAGAGATCGAGTCCCATTTTTCCTGATAAAGCAGCGTTTTCATATTCCCCTTTTTGCCATTGTTCGCGACTTAGTTCGACATAAGCTAATGCCAAAGTTAAAAGTAAATCTTCTTTTAACGGCAAATTGTCTGATTCAGTATAATTTTTTGTAGAAGCTATGCTACTAATCTCGTTGAGATAAACTTCTCCTAATTGCAGTACTTGTTCATACTCACCCAAATCCTGCAAAATCAAAAGTGCGCCCATGATGTGTTCTGAGGCAATCTCGATGGTAGGAGTCGAAGCAACTTCTTCATAGACATGATGAGTTTCATCTCTAAGCGTAGCTTCTTGTTCTGCCTCATCAAGCGACAAATCTTCTAAGTCTGGAGGAGTAGAAGGATAACTAGACTCCAAAAATTTGAGGTCATATTCCGCCCGTTGTTGGTCAACAGACAGAATCTGGTAGGCTCGTTCAATTAAAGCTTGACGAGACGCTATTGCGCGATCGCTATACTGACGCAAGGGCATTTGCATCAAACGATCCTGATACGCTTGATTAATTTGCTCTGCTGTTGCCTTGATTGGCACTCCCAAAATTCTGTAATAGTCGAGCGGAATACGCACGGTCTGGTTCCTCAGAGGAGATTGATTCTAATAACGGGAATATAAATAATTCCGACGAGAGATGGCTTGAACATTTTGCCTGAATTTTAGCTTAAAGTTTTTATTCGGCAGAAAATGTTTATGATTAATTACGAAAATTGATATTCTGCTTTACTTTGATTCATTAAAGACAATTGCCTTCAGAAAAAAATTTCTGTCACCTTACTATTTGATAATAATTACTTGTTGCCATTAGTGCATAGTTGATAATACTGAAATTACTTAGTTAATCTCACTTAATTAGCAAAACTTTGGTTCAAATTAATATTTCTCTAAGCAATAATTCCTAATTGAAGATGACTATTACCAAACCTAAAATTATTGTTCTTGATGATGACCCAACAGGTTCTCAAACCGTTCATAGTTGTTTATTATTAATGCGCTGGGATATCGAAACTCTTGGTCAGGGATTAGCTGATCAAGCTCCAATTTGCTTTATTTTGACTAATACCAGAGCCATGAGTTCAGAACAAGCTAGAGCGGTTACTCAAGAAGTTTGTCAGAATTTAAAAATTGCGATCGCAACCGTTGGAATTAAGGATTTTTTAATAGTTAGTCGTTCTGATTCTACTCTAAGAGGACATTATCCAATTGAAACTGATGTTATTGCTGAAGAACTAGGCGATTTTGATGCTCATTTTCTTACACCAGCCTTTTTTGAAGGTGGTCGAATTACAATTGATAGCATTCACTATCTGCTAATTGATGGGATCAAAACTCCTGTAGCTCAAACTGAATTTGCTCGCGATTCTGTGTTTGGCTATCATCACAGTTATTTACCAGATTATGTAGCTGAAAAAACTCAAGGCAAAATTCCTGCTTCAGAGGTTACTAGATTAGTTTTGTCAGACCTTCGTGGTCATAATCTTGAAGATAAATTACAAAAATTAAATAACAATCAGTGTGTAGTGGTTGATGGAGAAACCCAAGCAGATTTTGACTTGTTTGCCACTGCCATTTTAAACACCGCAGCTACAGGCAAACGCTATTTATTTCGTTCGGCTGCCAGTTTATTAACTTCCTTAACTCAATTAGGTCAACAACCTATTTCTGCCGAGGCGATGGCACAATACAAACCAACTAACCAGCCCGGAGTGGTCTTGGTTGGCTCTCATGTAAGTAAAACTACTCGACAGTTAGAAAAATTACTTGCCCAGCCAAACATTAAAGCCATAGAAATCGATGTAATACGCTTACGAGACGAGCCAAGCCAACATAACGTTTTGTTAAGAGAAACTCTCCATTTAATTGAACAAGCTTTTAAACTGGGTCAGACTCCTGTAGTTTACACTAGCCGACAAGAACTCAGCTTCGATAATATTCAGGCTCGCCTGGACTTTGGCGTTTTAGTATCATCCTTTTTGATGGATGTAGTTCAAAGACTGCCAAAAGCTCTTAGTTTTTTAATTAGTAAAGGAGGAATTACGTCTAACGATGTACTAAGTACGGGTTTAAACTTACAAGCAGCCAGATTGTTGGGTCAAATTCTCCCCGGATGTTCTCTCGTCCGAACTCCTGCAACTCATCCTCGATTTCCTAATTTACCGGTAGTTTTATTTCCAGGTAATGTCGGTGATGATGAAGGTTTAGTTACAGTGTGGCATCGCTTAAGAAATTCCTAATCATTAAAACTATTTAATTTACGCTAGGATTAGCTTGAGTAATTAGACCTGCTGGGTCATGTTAGATTTTTACATGACATTTGATCCGATTTCCTTAGAATTTTCCGAGCCGACTTCTTCCCCTCCTTTGGTAAATCAGTATGCTCAGGTTTCCCTTAAAAGTGAGGACAACAAACTATTACTGGTTTTGCTCTCAGAAGCACAACTGAGTTCAGAAATACCATGGTCTGAAGTCTGGCAAGAATTGAAACACAGCTTACAAGCTAGAGAACAGTCATGGCAACCTGGAACTAAGGTGACTTTAGTTGCTCATGACCGCTTGCTAGATGCTAGACAATTGCAAACTATTGTAGAAATATTAAACGAGGCTCAACTCGGCATAGACAGAGTTTGTACCAGTCGTCGTCAAACTGCTATAGCTGCTGCCACCGCAGGATATTCTGTAGAACAAACTACGGTAGAACAATCTTTGAGTCCAAGCTCTGACAATCAAGACCAACTCTTAGCAGAGCCTCTTTATCTCCAAAATACTGTTCGTTCTGGTATTGAAATTCGTCATCCCGGCACTGTGGTGGTGTTGGGAGATTTAAACCCAGGAGGAAAAATAATTGCAGCAGGAGATATTTTTATCTGGGGCAGGCTGAGAGGTGTTGCTCATGCAGGAGCTTTGGGAAATCGACAATGCCGAATTTTGGCATTAAAAATGGAACCTACCCAACTACGAATTGCTGATGCAGTCGCTAGATCTCCTAAATTATCTCCCAAGCAGTTAGAACCTGAAGTGGCATATGTCACCGCAACAGGAATTCGTTTAGCTAAAGCAATAGATTTTGCCAAGAATTATTCATTGTCTACTCTATCAAGTTAAAGTATTGGCTGAGTCTCATTATTATTAATCTGAATTACATTAAGAAAAAATCTATGAGTCGCACAATTGTAGTTACCTCTGGAAAAGGGGGAGTGGGTAAAACCACTGTTACTTCCAATTTAGGAGCAGCAATAGCTCAATTAGGGCGTAAGGTAGCTTTAATCGATGCTGACTTTGGTCTAAGAAATTTAGATCTTTTGCTTGGTTTAGAAGAAAGAGTGGTTTATACTGCCTTAGATGTGTTGGCAGGAGAATGTCGTCTCGCTCAAGCGTTGGTTAAAGATAAACGTCTCAAAGATTTAGTTTTACTACCGGCTGCACAAAACCGTAATAAAGAGTCAGTGCAACCAGAACAAATGCAAAAGATCGCAAGCTCCCTGGCTAAAGGTTACGATTATATTATCGTTGATTGTCCAGCAGGAATTGAACTGGGCTTTCGTAATGCGATCGCTGCTGCTGAGGAGGCTTTAATTGTCACAACTCCAGAAGTGGCTGCTGTTCGTGATGCTGACCGTGTAATTGGTTTATTGGAGGCTGAAGGAATTCACAATATCAATCTCATTGTCAATCGAGTTAGACCTGCAATGGTTCAAACAAATAAGATGATGAGTGTTGAAGATGTGCTAGAACTTCTTGGTATTCCTTTAATTGGGGTAGTTCCCGATGACGAACGAGTGATCGTGGCTACTAATAAAGGAGAACCTCTAGTGTTAGGCGATGTTTCTGCTTTACCTGCTTTGGCTTTTAATAATATTGCCCGTCGTTTAGAAGGGGAAAAAGTACCTTTTCTCGATCTAATGGCGGTTAATGACAACTTAATCAATCGTCTACGCAAGATGTTTGGTGGCTAACAGTTTTCGCCTATTTTATAGCGGTCGTGTAAGCGAAGGAAGGGCAACAGGAGTCTAAACATTGTCTCTTTCAATCAACTTAACCTGGATTTTATTATGAGCGAACTATTAGAAATGTTGTTTTCTTGGAATAATAATGGCAATAGTAGAGCGCAAGCTAAACGTCGTTTACAGTTGGTTATCGCCCACGACAGGGCAACTCTTAGCCCAGAAATGATGGAAGAGATGCGCAGGGAAATTTTAGAAGTAGTAGCTCGCTACGTTGAAGTAGACCAAGGAGAAATGCGATTTTCTTTGGAAAATAATCAACGGATTACTGCTTTGATTGCTAATTTACCAATTCGTCAAATTAAAAGAGGTAGAAAAACACCAACAACGCCTGTACTTGAGGAAAATGAAATAGCATTAGAGGAAGAAAATTAAATTAGAATTGAGATCTAATTGAAATTTTTTGAACGAAACAATCTTCTCAACCATGAAAACAACTAATCTTTTCCCTTTTACTCTTAATCTTGGTCTGAGTTTGGCTACTTGTCCTTTTGTCTTGGGTTGTCTAATTTTACAGTCTCTGACTCAGAACGCGGTCGAATTTGGTCAAATAAGTGAAGAAATTTTAAGAGGAATTCGTCTACCCGTATTAAAATTTACCGAAAACTCCATTGAAGTAGATGAGATGATCAATTATTAGTTTAATAATTTCCAAAATTGTTAGTAGTTATCATAATCTCTAATATTATTAACATTATACTCTCCAATATATAATTTAAGCCTAGAAGGCTTTTCATGGGTCTGTGTTCGACAAGACATTTTTTGGTAGTCCTGTTGACCTAGAGTCATATGTTTAAAACGTTAATAATTGCCAGAGGTTAATATGAGCTCGCTTCTCCAATCTTCTTCGTCAGAAGTTACTAACATTTCAGCCGCTCATCTACTACTCCATGGTCGACTTAAGCTAGTAGAAGATTTGTGGGAGTCAGTCTTGCGCTCCGAATGTGGACAGGAGATGGTCGAACTACTCAAAAAAATGCGCGGTCTGTCTTCTCCTGAAGGACAAGCGACTGAGTTACCTGAATCGTCCGTACTTGAGCTAGTAGAAAAACTTAATTTGAATGATGCAATTCAAGCTTCTCGTGCTTTAGCTCTTTATTTTCAATTAATCAATATTGTTGAACAGCATTACGAACAAAAGGGACAAAAAGTTGCCAGAAGAGTCACAATTGAACAGTTAAAGCAAAATCAAAATGGCAATGGTGAGAGTAAAGCAAACGGCAATGGCAATGGCAATGGCAATGGTACTCTTTCTCAAGTTACTGCTTCTCCCATTCCTGGTGTAAATCTACTTGAAGATAGTTGGTCTCAACCAGAGCATCATTCAAATAAAGCAGGGACATTTCACTGGTTGTTTCCCTATTTGCAAAAACTTAATATGCCTCCTCGGGTCATACAAAGACTATTAGATCAATTAGATATTCGTTTAGTTTTTACTGCTCACCCTACTGAAATAGTTCGTCATACCATTCGTAAAAAACAACGACGCATCTCTCGAATTCTAGAAAAATTGGATTTAGCTGAAGAAGCTTTGCGCGAAATTAGTTTGACTAATTCTTGGGAAGCTGAAGAAGCAACTAATCAATTAATGGAAGAAATTCGATTGTGGTGGCGTACTGATGAATTGCATCAATTCAAACCGAAAGTAATTGACGAAGTAGATTATGCTCTTCATTATTTCCAAGAAGTTTTATTTGATGTTGTCCCACAGCTTTCTGTTCGCCTAAAACAAGCTCTTCGTAGTACTTTTCCTTGGCTGAGTCCACCACGCAATAATTTTTGTTATTTTGGTTCTTGGGTAGGAGCTGATCGCGATGGCAATCCTTTTGTAACACCACAAGTTACTTGGGAAACAGCTTGTTATCAAAGAAGTTTAGTTTTAGATCGTTATATTCATTCGGTAGAACAACTGCGAGAATTATTAAGTTTGTCTCTTCACTGGAGTAACGTATTACCAGATTTACTCGATTCTTTAGAAAAAGACCGACTGCAAATTCCTGAAATTTATGAACAATTAGCTATTCGTTATCGTCAAGAACCCTATCGTCTCAAATTAACTTATATCGAACAGCGATTAAAAAATACTCGCGATCGCAACTTAGCATTATCTCGTGCCGATGTTACTCAAAATATTACAGAATTAGCTAACAATATTTATAGATCGGGAGAAGAGTTTCTCGCAGAATTACAACTAATTCAAAAGAGTTTGGCAGAAACAAAATTACACTGTCGCGAACTGGATAATTTAATTTGTCAGGTAGAAGTTTATGGCTTTTATTTAGCTCAGTTAGATTTTCGCCAAGAATCTTCTCGTCATGCCGAAGCGATTGAAGAAATTGCCGAATATCTCAATATTTTACCTAAACCTTACAGTCAACTCTCAGAAACAGAAAAAACGACTTGGTTAATTGAGGAATTAAAAACTCGTCGTCCTCTAATTCCAGCAGAAATGCCTTTTTCGGAAACAACTTGCGAAACAATCAAAACTCTGCGGATGTTACGACAATTACAGCAAGAGTTTGGTGTAGGCATTTGTCAAACTTATATTATCAGCATGACTAATCATGTTAGTGATGTGTTGGAAGTCATGTTGTTAGCACAAGAAGCAGGATTATACGACCCTGCTACAAGTCAGATTACCCTAAGAATTGTGCCTTTATTTGAAACTGTAGATGACCTCAAACGTGCGCCAGAGGTAATGAGAGCTTTATTTGAACTGCCTTTATATCGAGCAGCTTTAGCAGGAGGATACCACTGCTTAACCAACTCTGAAGGCAAACTCGTTGAAGCAAAATTATGCCGACCTACTCTTGAACCGACTAATTTACAAGAGGTAATGTTGGGTTACTCCGATAGTAATAAAGATTCGGGGTTTTTGAGTAGTAATTGGGAAATTCATAAAGCACAAAAAAGTTTACAAAAAGTTGCTTCTGAATATGGGGTTTCTTTACGACTTTTCCATGGTCGTGGTGGTTCTGTAGGTCGTGGCGGTGGTCCTGCTTATGCTGCAATCTTGGCACAACCAACTGATACGATCAAAGGCAGAATCAAAATTACTGAACAAGGAGAGGTTTTAGCTTCTAAGTATTCTTTACCAGAATTAGCTCTATATAATTTAGAAACTATTACTACTGCGGTAATTCAATCTAGCTTGCTTGGAAGTGGTTTTGATCGGGTTGAACCTTGGAATGAAATCATGGAAGAGTTGGCAACTCGTTCTCGGAGTGCTTATCGTTCGCTAGTTTACGAACAGCCAGATTTTGTTGATTTCTTTATGTCTGTCACGCCAATTGAGGTCATTAGTCAATTACAGATTGGTTCACGTCCTTCTAAACGTCCTCCTGGTAATCTTAAGACAGATAATCAGGAACAAGCTAAGAAAAGAAATATAAGTAGTTTGAGAGCAATTCCTTGGGTATTTAGTTGGACGCAAAGTCGTTTTCTCCTGCCTGCTTGGTATGGAGTTGGTACAGCACTACAAGAATTTCTCGAACAAGAACCTGAGAAGAATTTGAATCTGTTGCGCTATTTTTACTTTAAGTGGCCTTTCTTTAAAATGGTTATTTCTAAAGTAGAAATGACTTTAGCAAAAGTTGACTTACAAATCGCTGAACATTATGTAAGAGAACTTTCTAAACCAGAAGATTTAGATCGTTTTGAACGATTGTTTGAGCAAATTGCCCAAGAATATTATTTGACGAAACAATTGGTTTTGACAGTTAATGGTCAAACTAAACTGTTGGATAATGATCCAGAATTACAACGTTCAGTTCAATTGCGAAATGGTACAATTGTTCCTCTTGGTTTCTTACAGGTTTCTTTAATCAAAAGACTACGGCAATATGAAGAATCCAATGTAGTTCACTTCCGCTTTAGTAAGGAAGAGTTACTCAGAGGTGCAATGTTGACGATCAATGGAATTGCTGCGGGAATGCGTAATACCGGTTGATGATTGTCTAGGGCGGACTGTGGTTCGCCCCGATCAAGATTATTCGTTTTAAGCCTATGCTATGATTTTGGTGAATCAGGTTGAGTGGTGACACTATTGCCTCGATATTTAAGCTCGCTTTTGGGTTTAGCAGGAGAATTAGCGGGTACACTTTTGATCCAAGTAATTCCGCGATACTTTCTGACGGTAGTATTATCTACATTTTGTGCTTCTGAAGTTGTTTTTTGATAGCTAACTCCACGATATTTGCGCTGGCTATTATTCTCTTGAGAAGACTGTTGAGTTTGCTCTAGTTCAGATATTTCTAAGTTAAATTTATTTTCGTTTCTTTGCCAGAGTTGTTTAGCACCTACCATCACAATTAACAAAATTAATAGTTGAATTTGCCAAGGAGCTATGATGATACTGGCAAATAAGCTAACAATACTGATTGTGGTTGTAAGGTAAGCTATCTCTGTATCGGCAGATTGGGAAATATAACCAGCTACTAAACCTAGAAGCAAAGGAATTAAAAATAGCAAATGCATTATAGTTACCTCATTTAACTATTAACTTTTAATTTATGCTTAGTGGGGAGGAAAATAAACTACTGAAAGCAATAATTTACTTAAACCGCGATCGCTCTTACGGTCGAAAATGCAAATAAAGATTAAAAAATTAGCACGACTCATCAGAGTATCAGCATAGGGTGATGAGCAAGATTGAAATGTAGCAAGTTTTACTAGTTGGTTGTTCTATAGTATTACAAAGAAACGTTAAGACATTATATTGACAGCCCTTACAAAGTTTTGGTTTCCTAACTCTATACTTTTGTACAGACGTAAAATGTTGCGGTGAGACTCTGCGACACGCCAGTCGCTCCACTTGGGGATACCCCAAGACCGCGCTGGCTCACCTGCGGGCGCAAAGGAACGCTCACCAAGACACATCTCTACCAATAACTGGTAACTGATAACTGTTTACAATTGCCACACTCTGGGTTTGATAGCAGGAAGTTGCCATATTTCGCTTCTGAGTATTTGCCAAACTTGACTCAACCATTCTTTTGCTTCAGTAGTAGAATAACCGCGATAGCGACATAACAAACCTGACATCAACTCTGTGACTCCAAACTCTCCCTTATTTTCCCTTGTTTTTCTTAAATTATTAATTTTCTCCAGAATTTCTTTGTCAACTGGTTTGCCCAAATAACTAAAAGTCCCGATGACGGGTTTTCCTGCTAAACCATTAATACTATTAATTAATTCTGCTTCTCCTGGTAACCATTGTCTGTCAATCCAAAGGAGTCGATTGTTTTGCCATACTTCTGTATAGGAACGCCATTCGCCTGCTATAAACTGTTCACCTCTGGCAGAACGTCCAAAACGGTTAATTTCCCAACCAATCCAATTTGCTCCTGGAGCTAATTGTATCCGTAAATCTTGCCGATAAATTGCACCAGAAAAAACAATATTTTCTTGAGGTAAATATTCTAAAGTAGCACCAGGTTCGATCTCAATTGTTAAGATTTGTTTGGCTTCTCGTCCATTACTACGATAAATC from Stanieria cyanosphaera PCC 7437 encodes:
- a CDS encoding IMS domain-containing protein, which gives rise to MRIPLDYYRILGVPIKATAEQINQAYQDRLMQMPLRQYSDRAIASRQALIERAYQILSVDQQRAEYDLKFLESSYPSTPPDLEDLSLDEAEQEATLRDETHHVYEEVASTPTIEIASEHIMGALLILQDLGEYEQVLQLGEVYLNEISSIASTKNYTESDNLPLKEDLLLTLALAYVELSREQWQKGEYENAALSGKMGLDLLAEENIFPSVREEIETDLCKLRPYRILELLARTQTNSVERATGFQLLQEMLRERGGIEGNGRDRSGLKCDQFLCFIQQLRNYLTAAEQQELFEEEAKRPSAVAAYITIYALMARGFADKEPALIYRAQQFIQSLIISHDVYWEQAVCALLLGQVQIANEALLKSKEKEKIDLVKQHAHNAADLLPGLCSYGEQWLQKEVLSQFSELASRGVTLREYFADPQVQVYLEQLPTMSAEVTDSIPETNSIGDRTKRQGFLGLGKKSTASTTVNYQESGINDNLVSINTKTSNTSVATLEPHGKSQVASLKPKVANGAKSPPKPDYRGKKSDHSGRRLPKSPPRSVKKLNRRAFLPILKGGILIIGLVFGVGSLGFLLTKILLSPSVKQASNVETEYLAISLNKSLLELPSVAQQPPKPKPEPEKGLTNTVAQQVVQQWLNSKSAAFGKEHKIDQLNSILIDPLLSQWRDRATIYQKDNFYRTYQHTVKIQSVKFDPKNPNQGSIEAEVREIAQHYQNQQIDPSQSYDDSLLVRYELVRQAEKWLIKNIDVLKTL
- the ppc gene encoding phosphoenolpyruvate carboxylase, translating into MSSLLQSSSSEVTNISAAHLLLHGRLKLVEDLWESVLRSECGQEMVELLKKMRGLSSPEGQATELPESSVLELVEKLNLNDAIQASRALALYFQLINIVEQHYEQKGQKVARRVTIEQLKQNQNGNGESKANGNGNGNGNGTLSQVTASPIPGVNLLEDSWSQPEHHSNKAGTFHWLFPYLQKLNMPPRVIQRLLDQLDIRLVFTAHPTEIVRHTIRKKQRRISRILEKLDLAEEALREISLTNSWEAEEATNQLMEEIRLWWRTDELHQFKPKVIDEVDYALHYFQEVLFDVVPQLSVRLKQALRSTFPWLSPPRNNFCYFGSWVGADRDGNPFVTPQVTWETACYQRSLVLDRYIHSVEQLRELLSLSLHWSNVLPDLLDSLEKDRLQIPEIYEQLAIRYRQEPYRLKLTYIEQRLKNTRDRNLALSRADVTQNITELANNIYRSGEEFLAELQLIQKSLAETKLHCRELDNLICQVEVYGFYLAQLDFRQESSRHAEAIEEIAEYLNILPKPYSQLSETEKTTWLIEELKTRRPLIPAEMPFSETTCETIKTLRMLRQLQQEFGVGICQTYIISMTNHVSDVLEVMLLAQEAGLYDPATSQITLRIVPLFETVDDLKRAPEVMRALFELPLYRAALAGGYHCLTNSEGKLVEAKLCRPTLEPTNLQEVMLGYSDSNKDSGFLSSNWEIHKAQKSLQKVASEYGVSLRLFHGRGGSVGRGGGPAYAAILAQPTDTIKGRIKITEQGEVLASKYSLPELALYNLETITTAVIQSSLLGSGFDRVEPWNEIMEELATRSRSAYRSLVYEQPDFVDFFMSVTPIEVISQLQIGSRPSKRPPGNLKTDNQEQAKKRNISSLRAIPWVFSWTQSRFLLPAWYGVGTALQEFLEQEPEKNLNLLRYFYFKWPFFKMVISKVEMTLAKVDLQIAEHYVRELSKPEDLDRFERLFEQIAQEYYLTKQLVLTVNGQTKLLDNDPELQRSVQLRNGTIVPLGFLQVSLIKRLRQYEESNVVHFRFSKEELLRGAMLTINGIAAGMRNTG
- a CDS encoding DUF4278 domain-containing protein yields the protein MHLLFLIPLLLGLVAGYISQSADTEIAYLTTTISIVSLFASIIIAPWQIQLLILLIVMVGAKQLWQRNENKFNLEISELEQTQQSSQENNSQRKYRGVSYQKTTSEAQNVDNTTVRKYRGITWIKSVPANSPAKPKSELKYRGNSVTTQPDSPKS
- the minC gene encoding septum site-determining protein MinC codes for the protein MTFDPISLEFSEPTSSPPLVNQYAQVSLKSEDNKLLLVLLSEAQLSSEIPWSEVWQELKHSLQAREQSWQPGTKVTLVAHDRLLDARQLQTIVEILNEAQLGIDRVCTSRRQTAIAAATAGYSVEQTTVEQSLSPSSDNQDQLLAEPLYLQNTVRSGIEIRHPGTVVVLGDLNPGGKIIAAGDIFIWGRLRGVAHAGALGNRQCRILALKMEPTQLRIADAVARSPKLSPKQLEPEVAYVTATGIRLAKAIDFAKNYSLSTLSS
- a CDS encoding four-carbon acid sugar kinase family protein; the protein is MTITKPKIIVLDDDPTGSQTVHSCLLLMRWDIETLGQGLADQAPICFILTNTRAMSSEQARAVTQEVCQNLKIAIATVGIKDFLIVSRSDSTLRGHYPIETDVIAEELGDFDAHFLTPAFFEGGRITIDSIHYLLIDGIKTPVAQTEFARDSVFGYHHSYLPDYVAEKTQGKIPASEVTRLVLSDLRGHNLEDKLQKLNNNQCVVVDGETQADFDLFATAILNTAATGKRYLFRSAASLLTSLTQLGQQPISAEAMAQYKPTNQPGVVLVGSHVSKTTRQLEKLLAQPNIKAIEIDVIRLRDEPSQHNVLLRETLHLIEQAFKLGQTPVVYTSRQELSFDNIQARLDFGVLVSSFLMDVVQRLPKALSFLISKGGITSNDVLSTGLNLQAARLLGQILPGCSLVRTPATHPRFPNLPVVLFPGNVGDDEGLVTVWHRLRNS
- the minE gene encoding cell division topological specificity factor MinE; the encoded protein is MMSELLEMLFSWNNNGNSRAQAKRRLQLVIAHDRATLSPEMMEEMRREILEVVARYVEVDQGEMRFSLENNQRITALIANLPIRQIKRGRKTPTTPVLEENEIALEEEN
- the minD gene encoding septum site-determining protein MinD; this translates as MSRTIVVTSGKGGVGKTTVTSNLGAAIAQLGRKVALIDADFGLRNLDLLLGLEERVVYTALDVLAGECRLAQALVKDKRLKDLVLLPAAQNRNKESVQPEQMQKIASSLAKGYDYIIVDCPAGIELGFRNAIAAAEEALIVTTPEVAAVRDADRVIGLLEAEGIHNINLIVNRVRPAMVQTNKMMSVEDVLELLGIPLIGVVPDDERVIVATNKGEPLVLGDVSALPALAFNNIARRLEGEKVPFLDLMAVNDNLINRLRKMFGG